CAGCCGGATCTGGGCCTTGAAAGCGGCGAAACCGATGCCGACCGTCGCGCGCGCGAGGCCCGCGATCGCATGGCCCGGATGCGTGGCGAAAGCGCCGAACCGCCCGAACAGGTGTCCGAAGCCGTCGCCACCGCAGCCGCCATCGGATCGCGCCGCGATCTGTTGCCCGATATCGAGGAAATCAACTCGACCCTGCGATCCACCGGCGATCGCCAGTCCGGGCCCGGCAATGAGACCTCGGTTGACGCGACCGAGGCGGCCCCGCGCAAGTCGGGGTTCCGCCGGGGCTTTACCCTGATGGTGCTGTTGGCGGTGATCCTGGGGGCGATCTATGTCTTTGCGCCCGATATCGCCCGCTCGGTACCGCAGGCCGATCCGTTCCTAAGCGCTTATGTGGCGCAGGTCGACGCGGCACGGCTGTGGCTGGATGGACAGGTGGCGGCAGGGCTGACCTGGCTGGACAACCTGAC
The DNA window shown above is from uncultured Tateyamaria sp. and carries:
- a CDS encoding zinc-ribbon domain-containing protein; this encodes MRLICPNCDAQYEVVDDVIPTEGRDVQCSNCGQTWFQHHPDHAPADPEEVDGPEDLAPVEDTPGPDEERAPAPEPQRRELDPSVADILREEAEIEAQARAADADVLESQPDLGLESGETDADRRAREARDRMARMRGESAEPPEQVSEAVATAAAIGSRRDLLPDIEEINSTLRSTGDRQSGPGNETSVDATEAAPRKSGFRRGFTLMVLLAVILGAIYVFAPDIARSVPQADPFLSAYVAQVDAARLWLDGQVAAGLTWLDNLTAPEGE